From the Rhizobium brockwellii genome, one window contains:
- the mctR gene encoding two-component system response regulator MctR produces MTERPKIRVLLIDNHPLVLDGLKAVLETFDHIEVAGTAGLAQTGLEIGRQVLPQVVLMDINMPKLSGIDAIELFRNELPEARVVMLSMHDSREYISSSVMHGAAGYILKDVSTDEIVSAIETVAGGGTYFSSGVFDALMGERAEEGSAPLTPRERDILGLIVAGRSNKQIAETLGITSATAETHRKNLKRKLGITTTAGLIRYALDHGIVSKIG; encoded by the coding sequence ATGACGGAACGCCCGAAAATCAGGGTGCTCTTGATCGACAACCACCCGCTCGTGCTGGACGGATTGAAGGCCGTGCTCGAGACATTCGACCATATCGAAGTTGCCGGCACGGCCGGGCTCGCGCAAACGGGGCTCGAGATCGGCCGGCAGGTCCTGCCGCAGGTCGTGCTGATGGACATCAACATGCCGAAGCTGAGCGGCATCGATGCGATCGAGTTGTTCAGGAACGAACTTCCCGAGGCGCGGGTGGTGATGCTCTCCATGCATGACAGCCGCGAGTATATTTCCTCCTCGGTCATGCACGGCGCTGCCGGTTACATCCTGAAAGACGTTTCGACCGACGAGATCGTCTCGGCCATCGAGACCGTGGCGGGCGGGGGGACATATTTCTCGTCCGGCGTCTTCGACGCGCTGATGGGCGAACGGGCGGAGGAGGGTAGCGCCCCCCTTACCCCGCGCGAACGCGACATTCTCGGGCTGATCGTTGCCGGCAGGAGCAACAAGCAGATCGCCGAAACGCTCGGGATCACATCCGCCACGGCGGAAACCCATCGCAAGAACCTCAAGAGGAAGCTCGGCATCACGACCACGGCAGGCCTCATCCGCTACGCGCTCGATCACGGTATCGTCTCGAAAATCGGATAA
- a CDS encoding ABC transporter substrate-binding protein, with protein sequence MTLAKTFKIALFSLLGLSAIHGPAAAQAEAPLLPKVPPGTVLTIGDPVTQKALEVSGLGKELSFEVKWANISGGPQTSEAFRAHALDVGSVAEIPSIFANWNNLPVRNIAYRERRDPIANPIYRFGIAPGAAVKTLADFRGKRIAFSPGQAQGTLVLRALHAAGLKSGDVTLVELPSTSDVYPKALASKQVDIAPLGGVYIRRYITQYGPDGATLVEHGLRDDPSHLYAPQWVLDDPAKAAALAEYVGLWARATEWVNRNPDLWIKEYYVGQQGLSQEDGEYLVKLTGEQVVPSDWSEVKKRHQETIDLLADELGYKPLNVEQIFDNRFEKLGAAALAKSQ encoded by the coding sequence ATGACATTGGCAAAGACATTCAAAATTGCGTTGTTCAGTCTGCTTGGTCTCAGTGCCATTCACGGTCCGGCGGCAGCCCAGGCAGAGGCTCCCCTGCTTCCCAAGGTGCCGCCGGGCACGGTGCTGACAATCGGCGATCCGGTCACCCAGAAAGCGCTCGAAGTGTCCGGCCTCGGCAAAGAGCTCAGTTTCGAGGTCAAATGGGCCAATATCAGCGGCGGGCCGCAGACGTCGGAAGCTTTCCGCGCCCACGCACTCGATGTCGGGTCGGTGGCCGAGATCCCTTCGATCTTCGCCAACTGGAACAATCTGCCCGTCCGCAACATCGCCTATCGCGAACGCCGTGACCCGATCGCCAATCCCATCTACCGCTTCGGCATCGCGCCAGGCGCGGCCGTCAAGACGCTCGCGGACTTCCGCGGCAAACGCATCGCCTTCAGCCCGGGTCAGGCACAGGGCACGCTCGTTCTGCGTGCCCTCCATGCCGCAGGGTTGAAGAGCGGCGACGTGACTCTGGTGGAGCTGCCGAGCACCAGTGACGTCTACCCGAAGGCATTGGCGAGCAAGCAGGTCGACATCGCGCCGCTCGGCGGCGTCTACATCAGGCGCTATATCACCCAATACGGGCCTGATGGGGCGACCCTCGTGGAACATGGCCTGCGCGACGATCCGAGCCATCTTTACGCGCCGCAATGGGTTCTGGACGATCCCGCCAAGGCGGCAGCTCTCGCCGAATATGTCGGCCTGTGGGCACGCGCCACTGAATGGGTGAACCGGAACCCGGACCTATGGATCAAGGAATATTACGTCGGTCAGCAGGGGTTGAGCCAGGAGGACGGGGAATATCTCGTCAAGTTGACCGGCGAACAGGTCGTTCCCAGCGATTGGAGCGAAGTGAAGAAGCGCCACCAGGAAACCATCGACCTGCTGGCAGACGAGCTCGGCTACAAGCCGCTCAATGTGGAGCAGATTTTCGACAATCGCTTCGAGAAGCTCGGCGCCGCGGCTTTGGCCAAGAGCCAGTAA
- a CDS encoding LLM class flavin-dependent oxidoreductase, translated as MSTSKRQMRLGAFIMATGHHIAAWRHPEAQADAGLNIDHYRELAQTAERGKFDLVFVADSPAGWDRAKDPEALRRTAQGAHFEPLTLWAALSQVTKHIGFVATASTTYEDPYLLARRFASLDYISKGRAAWNVVTTGADVSKNFSISGHPAHADRYERAEEFVDLVKGLWDSYEDDAFIRDKESGVYLDPDKVHLVDHKGKFFSVAGPLNVGRPVQGYPVIVQAGASEPGRELAARTAEMIFTANQTFEDAQEFYSDVKGRLDRYGRRPDQLLISPGIFPVLGGTEAEAQANYDHIQSLVHPSIAWNILARHYKGVDLSGYSLDDPAPPLPENTELNKSRLKLVSDLVSRNNLTLRQFYLAVATARGHRTVVGTPEQIADAMQSWFENGAADAFNIMPPILPTALTDFVDQVVPILRKRGLFRHEYEGTTLRENLGLQRPPNGFVVQAGQQQVQAAV; from the coding sequence ATGAGCACATCGAAAAGGCAAATGCGGCTTGGCGCATTCATCATGGCGACCGGCCATCATATCGCTGCCTGGCGCCATCCCGAGGCGCAGGCCGATGCCGGCCTCAATATCGATCATTACCGGGAGCTCGCGCAGACCGCCGAACGCGGCAAATTCGATCTCGTCTTCGTCGCCGACAGTCCGGCTGGATGGGACCGTGCCAAGGACCCGGAAGCGCTTCGCCGCACCGCCCAGGGCGCCCATTTCGAGCCGCTGACCCTCTGGGCTGCCCTCTCGCAGGTGACCAAACATATCGGCTTCGTCGCCACGGCATCGACGACCTACGAGGACCCCTACCTGCTGGCCCGCAGGTTCGCCTCGCTGGACTATATCTCCAAGGGCCGCGCCGCATGGAACGTCGTCACGACGGGCGCGGATGTTTCGAAGAACTTTTCCATATCGGGCCATCCCGCCCATGCCGATCGTTATGAGCGGGCCGAGGAATTCGTCGACCTGGTGAAGGGTTTGTGGGATTCCTATGAGGACGACGCCTTTATCCGCGACAAGGAAAGCGGCGTCTATCTCGATCCTGACAAGGTGCATCTCGTCGATCACAAGGGCAAGTTCTTCTCGGTGGCCGGTCCGCTCAACGTTGGCCGTCCGGTTCAGGGCTATCCTGTCATCGTGCAGGCCGGCGCATCGGAACCGGGGCGCGAACTTGCCGCCCGCACGGCCGAGATGATCTTTACCGCCAACCAGACCTTCGAGGATGCGCAGGAATTCTATTCCGACGTCAAAGGACGGCTCGACCGCTACGGACGCCGGCCGGATCAACTGCTGATCAGTCCCGGCATATTCCCTGTTCTCGGCGGGACGGAAGCGGAAGCCCAGGCAAACTACGACCATATCCAATCGCTGGTTCATCCCTCCATCGCCTGGAATATCCTTGCCCGCCACTACAAGGGCGTCGACCTTTCCGGCTACTCGCTGGATGATCCCGCCCCTCCCTTGCCTGAAAATACCGAACTCAACAAAAGCCGCCTCAAGCTGGTTTCCGATCTGGTATCGCGCAACAATCTGACGCTGCGCCAGTTCTATCTGGCGGTCGCCACCGCTCGCGGCCATCGGACGGTGGTCGGGACACCCGAGCAGATCGCCGATGCGATGCAGAGCTGGTTCGAGAACGGTGCTGCCGACGCCTTCAACATCATGCCGCCGATCCTGCCCACCGCCTTGACCGATTTCGTCGATCAGGTCGTCCCGATCCTGCGCAAGCGCGGTCTGTTCCGGCACGAATACGAAGGCACGACGCTGCGGGAGAACCTTGGCCTCCAACGTCCGCCGAATGGCTTTGTGGTTCAGGCGGGGCAGCAGCAGGTGCAGGCGGCCGTATGA
- a CDS encoding DUF3311 domain-containing protein: MEKPRSKAALWLLVIPYLGLLWPPFYNVREPSLFGFPFFYWYQLLWVPITAALTWIAYRSTRHDD; this comes from the coding sequence ATGGAAAAACCACGTAGCAAGGCAGCGCTCTGGCTGCTTGTCATTCCCTATCTAGGTCTGCTCTGGCCACCATTCTACAATGTCCGCGAGCCATCTCTTTTCGGCTTTCCCTTCTTCTATTGGTATCAGCTTCTCTGGGTGCCGATCACCGCAGCGCTGACCTGGATCGCCTACAGGAGCACTCGCCATGACGACTGA
- a CDS encoding ABC transporter ATP-binding protein, translated as MAPHPGKLKPANKAVHVRNLARRFATKTILDGVDLDIEEGEFVALLGRSGSGKSTFLRALAGLDHGVEGTGTLETPESLSVVFQDARLLPWRTVIENVTLGLAGASGQEAGRKALAEVGLAGRETAWPNQLSGGEQQRVALARSLVREPALLLADEPFGALDALTRLKMHDLLRELCARHRPAVLLVTHDVDEAISLADRILVLDEGRLIEDLKIDLPTPRDHGDPRFAQFRIHLLSRLGVELAGRKAA; from the coding sequence ATGGCGCCGCACCCTGGCAAACTGAAGCCTGCAAACAAAGCCGTCCACGTGCGAAACCTCGCACGGCGGTTTGCGACGAAGACGATCCTCGACGGCGTCGACCTCGATATCGAGGAAGGCGAGTTCGTTGCCCTGCTCGGCCGCAGCGGCTCCGGCAAAAGCACGTTCCTCAGGGCTCTTGCCGGTCTCGATCACGGTGTCGAGGGAACCGGCACACTGGAGACGCCGGAGAGCCTTTCGGTGGTTTTCCAGGACGCCCGCCTGCTGCCGTGGCGCACCGTCATCGAGAACGTCACGCTCGGCTTGGCCGGCGCCTCCGGCCAGGAGGCCGGACGGAAGGCTTTGGCGGAGGTAGGACTTGCAGGCCGGGAAACGGCGTGGCCGAACCAGCTTTCGGGTGGCGAGCAGCAGAGGGTCGCGCTTGCCCGTTCGCTGGTGCGCGAGCCGGCCCTGCTTCTTGCCGACGAGCCGTTCGGCGCGCTCGATGCGCTGACCCGGCTGAAAATGCACGATCTGCTGCGGGAGTTGTGCGCAAGACACCGTCCTGCCGTGCTGCTCGTCACCCACGACGTCGACGAGGCGATTTCCTTGGCCGACCGCATACTGGTCCTCGACGAAGGGCGCCTTATCGAGGATCTCAAGATCGATCTGCCGACGCCGCGGGATCACGGCGATCCGCGCTTTGCGCAATTCCGGATCCACCTTCTCAGCCGGCTCGGGGTCGAGCTTGCGGGCCGCAAGGCCGCCTGA
- a CDS encoding ABC transporter permease gives MATTWDADEAKLSRSSGGRIVRAGSRLVKPAGSAGPRARRRLGPGPAIPFGLQIGPVLLVLTWVVGSALGWIDPRILSAPWTVVEAFVRLIEQGRLQDNFVTSATRALLGLSIGLLIGTVLAVIAGLSRIGEALIDGPVQIKRAIPTLALIPLLILWFGIGESMKVTTIALAVIVPIYIHTHNALRSIDSRYVELAETLRMSQKDFILQVVLPGALPGFLLGLRFAVTLCWVSLVVVEQINATSGLGYMIDLARNYGQTDVILVGLVVYVLLGLVSDGLVRLLERRALSWRRTLAN, from the coding sequence ATGGCAACCACTTGGGATGCAGATGAGGCGAAACTGTCGCGGTCGTCCGGCGGTAGAATTGTGCGGGCAGGTTCTCGCCTCGTAAAACCGGCTGGCTCCGCTGGCCCCCGAGCCCGGCGCAGGCTGGGTCCTGGACCCGCGATCCCTTTCGGGTTGCAGATCGGGCCGGTATTGCTCGTCTTGACCTGGGTCGTCGGCTCGGCGCTCGGATGGATCGATCCGCGGATCCTGTCGGCGCCGTGGACGGTGGTCGAGGCTTTCGTAAGGCTGATCGAGCAGGGTCGCCTGCAGGACAATTTCGTGACGTCAGCGACACGTGCCCTGCTCGGCCTTAGCATCGGATTGCTGATCGGTACGGTCCTCGCCGTTATCGCCGGTCTTTCCCGGATCGGCGAAGCCCTGATCGACGGGCCGGTGCAGATCAAGCGTGCGATACCGACACTGGCCCTGATCCCCTTGCTGATCCTGTGGTTCGGCATCGGCGAGAGCATGAAGGTTACGACCATCGCGCTTGCCGTGATCGTGCCGATTTACATCCACACCCACAATGCGCTCCGCAGCATCGACAGCCGTTATGTCGAGCTGGCCGAGACCCTGCGGATGAGCCAGAAGGACTTCATCCTTCAGGTGGTGCTGCCGGGTGCTTTGCCGGGTTTCCTTCTGGGTCTGCGGTTTGCCGTCACTCTCTGCTGGGTTTCTCTCGTCGTGGTCGAGCAGATCAACGCCACCAGCGGGCTCGGTTACATGATCGATCTTGCCCGAAATTACGGGCAGACCGACGTCATTCTCGTCGGCCTGGTGGTCTATGTGCTGCTCGGTCTCGTTTCGGACGGTCTCGTCCGCCTGCTTGAACGGAGGGCCCTCTCATGGCGCCGCACCCTGGCAAACTGA
- the mctP gene encoding sodium:solute symporter family monocarboxylate transporter — MTTDINGTALAVFLFFFVLVTVMGFVASRWRKPETLASIDEWGLGGRNFGTWITWFLVGGDFYTAYTVIAVPALVYTVGAYGFFALPYTIVVYPFVFMVMPVLWKRAKDFGYVTAGDVVHGQYGSRGLELAVAATGVIATMPYIALQLVGMTAVLKALGLHGELPLAIAFIVLALYTYSAGLRAPALIAFVKDIMIYIVVIAAVALIPSKLGGYANVFASADAAFQAKGSGNLLLGGNQYVAYATLALGSALAAFMYPHTLTGIFASNSGKTIRKNAIMLPAYTLLLGLLALLGYMGHAANLKLDSANDVVPTLFKTLFSGWFSGFAFAAIAIGALVPAAVMSIGAANLFTRNFWKAYVDPDVSDAGEAKVAKITSLVVKIGALLVIIFLPTQFALDLQLLGGIWILQTLPALVFGLYTNWFRAPGLLAGWFVGFGGGTFLVWDAGWKPLHLISLGGEPFTVYTGLLALAANIAVAVVVNALLPAKAPARA; from the coding sequence ATGACGACTGACATCAACGGCACGGCGCTCGCCGTCTTCCTGTTCTTCTTCGTTCTCGTCACCGTCATGGGCTTCGTCGCCTCTCGTTGGCGTAAGCCGGAAACGCTGGCGAGTATAGACGAATGGGGCCTCGGCGGACGCAACTTCGGCACCTGGATCACCTGGTTCCTGGTCGGCGGCGATTTCTATACCGCCTACACCGTGATCGCCGTCCCTGCGCTGGTCTACACGGTCGGCGCCTACGGCTTCTTCGCGCTGCCCTACACCATCGTCGTCTATCCCTTCGTCTTCATGGTCATGCCTGTGCTGTGGAAACGCGCCAAGGATTTCGGCTATGTGACGGCTGGCGATGTCGTCCACGGTCAATATGGATCACGCGGCCTCGAACTTGCCGTGGCGGCAACAGGCGTCATCGCCACCATGCCCTATATTGCCCTCCAGCTCGTCGGCATGACGGCGGTGCTGAAGGCGCTCGGGCTGCATGGCGAATTGCCGCTGGCGATCGCCTTCATCGTGCTGGCGCTCTACACCTACTCCGCGGGCCTTCGCGCGCCGGCGCTGATTGCCTTCGTCAAGGACATCATGATCTATATCGTCGTGATCGCCGCCGTCGCACTGATCCCGTCGAAGCTCGGAGGCTACGCGAATGTCTTTGCCTCGGCCGATGCGGCTTTCCAGGCCAAGGGTTCCGGCAACCTGCTGCTCGGTGGCAATCAGTATGTCGCCTATGCCACGCTCGCCTTGGGTTCGGCGCTCGCGGCCTTCATGTATCCGCATACGCTGACCGGCATCTTTGCCTCCAACAGCGGCAAAACGATCCGCAAGAATGCGATCATGTTGCCCGCCTATACGCTGCTGCTTGGCCTTCTGGCGCTGCTCGGCTATATGGGGCATGCCGCCAACCTGAAGCTCGACAGCGCCAATGACGTTGTTCCGACGCTGTTCAAAACGCTGTTTTCAGGCTGGTTCTCAGGTTTTGCCTTTGCGGCGATCGCCATCGGTGCGCTGGTGCCTGCAGCGGTGATGAGCATCGGCGCCGCCAATCTCTTCACCCGCAATTTCTGGAAAGCCTATGTCGATCCTGACGTCAGCGATGCAGGCGAGGCGAAGGTCGCAAAGATCACCTCGCTCGTGGTGAAGATCGGTGCGCTTCTCGTCATCATCTTCCTGCCGACGCAATTCGCACTCGACCTGCAGCTGCTCGGCGGCATCTGGATCCTGCAGACGCTTCCGGCCCTGGTCTTCGGTCTCTATACCAACTGGTTCCGCGCACCCGGTCTGCTTGCCGGCTGGTTCGTCGGCTTTGGCGGCGGTACTTTCCTCGTCTGGGATGCCGGTTGGAAGCCTCTGCATCTGATCAGCCTCGGCGGCGAGCCCTTCACCGTCTACACCGGACTGCTGGCGCTTGCGGCCAACATCGCGGTTGCGGTCGTGGTCAACGCCTTGCTTCCGGCCAAGGCTCCGGCCCGGGCATAA
- a CDS encoding HAMP domain-containing methyl-accepting chemotaxis protein produces the protein MKNIMSFGVVARLALGFSVLLLLMVGLTIYSTEKVAQINDKLGTINDVNSVKQRFAINYRGSVHDRAIAIRDVTLVTSADERKAAEALIEKLAASYAENEKRMADMVASPAGATEQEKTILGEIADIQAKTNPLVAQIIALQEKGDGEAARKILLEQARPAFVAWLGAINKFIDYQEALNKSIGGEVRSTASGFKPLALTALGIAAVLSLVAAAVTARTIVGPLTKLQLSLKAMADGNLNGDRRLEARGDEIGKLARAVAGLRDAISAKAEREADAEAKRAVSERHRLEQDADERRTLAEQTDKAVGQLGDALQALADGDLTQQIGTPFIPSLEKLRADFNSAVEKLRAAMQKVAQNASAIAGGAQEIRSASDDLAKRTEQQAASVEETAAALEEITTTVADSSNKAQEAGQLVRKTKDSAERSGSVVRDAVDAMGKIESSATEIGSIIGVIDEIAFQTNLLALNAGVEAARAGDAGKGFAVVAQEVRELAQRSAKAAKEIKELINASNGHVKSGVALVGETGKALKEIAEQVQQVDGNVGAIVGASQEQATGLKEINTAVNRMDQGTQQNAAMVEEATAAAHNLAKEADALFQLLGQFNIGGAVAPKRVSPPAAAAPRAQPAPSPARQMIAKVGKSFQTNGNAALAGDWEEF, from the coding sequence ATGAAGAATATCATGAGTTTCGGGGTTGTGGCGCGCCTGGCGCTTGGCTTCAGCGTTCTCCTTTTGCTGATGGTCGGCCTGACCATCTATTCGACGGAAAAAGTTGCGCAGATCAATGATAAGCTTGGAACCATCAACGACGTCAACAGCGTGAAGCAGCGGTTTGCCATCAACTATCGCGGCAGCGTGCATGATCGGGCAATCGCCATCCGCGACGTCACTCTGGTGACGTCTGCCGATGAACGGAAGGCCGCCGAGGCATTGATCGAAAAGCTGGCAGCGTCCTACGCCGAGAATGAAAAGCGCATGGCGGATATGGTTGCATCTCCGGCCGGTGCGACGGAACAGGAAAAGACCATTCTCGGTGAGATTGCAGACATCCAGGCGAAGACCAATCCTTTGGTCGCCCAGATCATTGCGCTGCAGGAGAAGGGCGACGGCGAGGCCGCCCGCAAGATCCTGCTCGAACAGGCGCGGCCGGCCTTCGTTGCCTGGCTTGGCGCCATCAACAAATTCATCGACTACCAGGAAGCGCTGAACAAATCGATCGGCGGCGAGGTGCGTAGCACGGCGAGCGGCTTCAAGCCATTGGCCCTGACCGCGCTTGGCATTGCCGCTGTTCTTTCACTGGTTGCCGCCGCCGTGACAGCACGCACGATCGTCGGCCCGCTGACAAAACTTCAGCTTTCGCTGAAAGCGATGGCGGACGGCAATCTTAACGGTGATCGCCGCCTCGAAGCGCGAGGCGACGAGATCGGCAAGCTCGCACGGGCCGTGGCCGGGCTGCGCGACGCAATTTCGGCAAAGGCCGAACGGGAAGCCGACGCCGAGGCGAAGCGAGCCGTGTCGGAGCGGCATCGGCTCGAGCAGGATGCCGATGAACGCCGTACGCTCGCCGAGCAGACGGACAAGGCTGTCGGCCAGCTTGGCGACGCGCTGCAGGCGCTGGCTGATGGCGACCTTACACAGCAGATCGGCACTCCGTTCATTCCGTCCCTGGAAAAGCTCAGAGCCGACTTCAATTCCGCGGTCGAAAAGCTCCGTGCCGCCATGCAGAAGGTTGCTCAGAACGCCAGCGCCATCGCGGGCGGTGCACAGGAGATCCGCTCTGCCTCGGACGATCTCGCCAAGCGGACCGAACAGCAGGCAGCCTCCGTCGAGGAAACCGCCGCTGCTCTGGAAGAGATTACGACCACCGTTGCCGACTCGAGCAACAAGGCTCAGGAAGCCGGCCAGCTCGTTCGCAAAACCAAGGACAGCGCGGAGCGCTCTGGCAGCGTCGTTCGGGATGCGGTCGACGCCATGGGCAAGATCGAATCCTCCGCCACCGAAATCGGCAGCATCATCGGCGTTATCGATGAAATCGCGTTCCAGACCAATCTGCTGGCGCTGAATGCCGGCGTCGAAGCCGCCCGTGCCGGTGACGCAGGCAAGGGCTTTGCCGTCGTGGCTCAGGAAGTGCGTGAATTGGCGCAACGTTCTGCCAAGGCGGCAAAAGAAATCAAGGAACTGATCAACGCTTCGAATGGCCACGTCAAAAGCGGCGTTGCCCTGGTTGGCGAGACCGGAAAGGCGCTGAAGGAGATTGCCGAGCAGGTACAGCAGGTCGACGGCAATGTGGGCGCCATCGTCGGCGCTTCGCAAGAGCAGGCGACCGGGCTGAAAGAGATTAATACCGCCGTCAACAGGATGGATCAGGGCACACAGCAGAACGCCGCCATGGTTGAAGAAGCCACAGCGGCGGCTCATAACCTTGCCAAGGAAGCCGACGCGCTGTTCCAGCTGCTGGGCCAGTTCAACATTGGCGGAGCGGTGGCACCGAAGCGCGTATCGCCGCCCGCTGCCGCAGCGCCTCGTGCTCAACCGGCGCCCTCGCCTGCGCGCCAGATGATTGCCAAGGTAGGTAAGTCGTTCCAGACGAATGGGAATGCGGCATTGGCCGGCGATTGGGAAGAGTTTTAA
- a CDS encoding LLM class flavin-dependent oxidoreductase, with translation MSNNSEFLWYIPNDVKAGHRGDSAVENHNSLDTLTSHARALEEHGWKGALIGTGWGRPDTFTVAASLAARTTTFEPLIAIRPGYWRPANFASAAATLDHLTGGRVRINIVSGKDNLSAYGDSEGDQAHRYARTKEFMRLVRRLWTEDNVTSAGENFRVAESTVVPRIQVRGDRRHPKFYFGGASEAAERVAATEADVQLFWGEPLDGARERIARLKALSRELDRDLPPLEFGLRITTLVRDTTEQAWADAEAKVAEMARSKGTGWHDHQRALAVGQQRLLDLHERGDVLDDNLYTAPGKFGGGGAGTTWLVGSAEDVARSLRKYEDLGITHFVLSDTPYLSEIKRQGDQLLPLLRG, from the coding sequence ATGAGCAATAATTCCGAATTTCTCTGGTATATTCCGAACGACGTCAAAGCCGGCCATCGCGGCGATTCCGCCGTCGAGAACCACAACAGCCTGGATACGCTGACCAGCCACGCAAGGGCGCTGGAGGAGCATGGCTGGAAGGGGGCGCTCATCGGCACCGGTTGGGGTCGCCCCGACACGTTTACCGTCGCGGCCTCGCTCGCCGCGCGGACCACCACTTTCGAGCCGCTCATTGCGATCCGTCCAGGCTATTGGCGACCGGCGAACTTCGCTTCCGCGGCGGCGACGCTGGACCATCTGACGGGCGGCCGCGTGCGGATCAACATCGTGTCGGGCAAGGACAACCTGTCTGCCTACGGCGACAGCGAGGGCGATCAAGCACACCGCTATGCCAGGACCAAGGAGTTCATGCGGCTGGTCCGCAGACTGTGGACCGAAGACAACGTCACATCCGCGGGCGAGAATTTCCGCGTTGCTGAATCCACCGTGGTGCCGCGCATCCAGGTCCGCGGCGACCGTCGGCACCCCAAATTCTATTTTGGCGGCGCTTCGGAGGCGGCCGAACGGGTGGCCGCCACCGAGGCCGATGTCCAGCTCTTCTGGGGCGAGCCGCTCGACGGTGCCCGCGAACGAATCGCGCGGCTCAAGGCGTTGAGCAGGGAACTGGACCGCGACCTCCCGCCGCTGGAATTCGGACTGCGGATAACGACGCTGGTCCGCGACACCACCGAACAGGCCTGGGCCGATGCCGAGGCGAAGGTCGCCGAGATGGCCAGAAGCAAGGGCACCGGCTGGCACGATCACCAGCGCGCGCTCGCCGTCGGCCAGCAGCGGCTGCTCGATCTGCATGAGCGCGGCGACGTCCTCGACGACAACCTCTATACCGCGCCGGGCAAGTTCGGCGGCGGCGGAGCCGGCACCACATGGCTGGTCGGTTCGGCTGAAGACGTCGCCCGTTCGCTGCGCAAATATGAGGATCTCGGCATCACCCACTTCGTGCTGTCCGACACGCCCTATCTCTCCGAAATCAAGCGGCAGGGCGATCAGCTTCTTCCGCTGCTACGCGGCTGA